A stretch of the Macaca mulatta isolate MMU2019108-1 chromosome 14, T2T-MMU8v2.0, whole genome shotgun sequence genome encodes the following:
- the LOC144334053 gene encoding uncharacterized protein LOC144334053, which yields MTTTISINITIMNTTTTINITIIITTIITINVTIIMTTTTTTITIMNTMTTINITIIITTITTINVTIIMTTTTTINITIMNTMTTINITIIITTITTINVTIIMTTTITITIMNTMTTINVTVVITTIVTIIMTTMITINITTIMTTTTTINITIIITINTIIIITSSPSLFNTHPKCLSASSLP from the coding sequence ATGACCACCACCATCTCCATCAACATTACCATCATGAACACCACGACCACTATCAACATTACCATCATCATAACTACCATCATAACCATCAACGTTACCATCAtcatgaccaccaccaccaccaccattaccatcatgaACACCATGACCACTATCAACATTACCATCATCATAACTACCATCACAACCATCAACGTTACCATCAtcatgaccaccaccaccaccattaacATTACCATCATGAACACCATGACCACTATCAACATTACCATCATCATAACTACCATCACAACCATCAACGTTACCATCATCAtgaccaccaccatcaccattaccatcatgaACACCATGACTACTATCAACGTTACCGTCGTCATAACTACCATCGTTACCATCATAATGACCACCATGATCACCAtcaacatcaccaccatcatgaccaccaccaccaccatcaacatcaccatcattatcaccatcaacaccatcattatcatcacatcatcaccatcactctTCAACACCCACCCAAAATGTTTAAGTGCTTCATCTCTACCTTAG